A window of Nicotiana tabacum cultivar K326 chromosome 24, ASM71507v2, whole genome shotgun sequence contains these coding sequences:
- the LOC142178625 gene encoding heavy metal-associated isoprenylated plant protein 20-like yields MGFMYHISEICEVSSKRKSKKHKTMQTVEIKVKMDCDGCERKVRNAVSSIKGVKSVEINRKDSRVTVTGYVEKSKVLKKVQKTGKKAEIWPYIKYNLVSNPYAVGVYDKKAPSGYVKIDPQALQIPNTPSEIFTSMFSDENPNACSIM; encoded by the exons atggggTTTATGTATCATATATCAGAAATATGTGAAGTTTCAAGTAAAAGAAAGAGTAAAAAACACAAAACCATGCAG ACAGTTGAAATAAAGGTAAAAATGGACTGCGATGGCTGTGAAAGGAAAGTCAGAAATGCGGTTTCCTCCATTAAAG GCGTGAAATCAGTGGAAATAAACAGAAAAGATAGCAGGGTGACAGTGACTGGTTATGTAGAAAAAAGCAAGGTATTAAAGAAAGTACAGAAAACTGGAAAGAAAGCTGAAATCTGGCCatatattaaatataatttagTATCAAATCCTTATGCTGTTGGAGTATATGATAAGAAGGCACCTTCTGGTTATGTCAAGATTGATCCTCAAgctcttcaaattccaaataccCCTTCTGAGATATTCACTTCTATGTTTAGTGatgaaaaccctaatgcttgtTCAATTATGTAA